A window of Bradyrhizobium sp. AZCC 1610 contains these coding sequences:
- a CDS encoding FkbM family methyltransferase: protein MNKEHLVPQMLLRPWPFPRGAGRIVDKFFSGLHFRTNEATVQTTDGFAMTVNPNELIGRHIYLTGEFDRSIIEILCNFSQPNDVLLDVGANIGYVSACFLKNVQGSRAIAVEPQEGVLKLLRANLPPDRSTIVPCALSDTDGEVWFQTNKANSGAGRIVATGGQDAIRIQTQSADRLFAHASTSRIDLVKIDAEGHEKTIIESCLSHFDRLHPRAILFEDSAHDAPQISAMLTQIGYKTFGIEKSLVSLTLTENKRAHDYIAVSANREIPGPARNSYGL, encoded by the coding sequence TTGAACAAAGAACATCTTGTTCCGCAAATGTTGCTGCGCCCCTGGCCGTTTCCGCGCGGTGCAGGTCGTATCGTCGACAAGTTTTTTAGTGGACTGCATTTTCGTACAAACGAGGCTACCGTGCAGACTACGGATGGCTTCGCGATGACCGTCAATCCAAACGAATTGATTGGACGGCACATTTACCTGACCGGAGAATTCGACCGCTCTATTATCGAGATCCTCTGCAATTTCTCACAACCGAACGATGTTTTACTCGATGTCGGGGCCAACATCGGGTATGTGAGCGCTTGCTTTTTGAAGAACGTACAAGGATCGAGAGCGATTGCCGTGGAGCCTCAAGAGGGCGTCCTTAAGCTCTTGCGCGCTAACCTGCCTCCCGACCGATCAACTATCGTCCCATGCGCTCTGTCGGACACGGACGGCGAAGTATGGTTTCAAACCAACAAAGCAAACAGCGGCGCCGGCCGAATAGTCGCCACCGGCGGTCAAGACGCCATCCGTATTCAGACGCAATCGGCCGACCGGCTGTTCGCCCACGCTTCGACTTCGAGAATCGACCTAGTTAAGATTGATGCAGAAGGACACGAAAAAACGATCATAGAGTCGTGTCTTTCGCATTTCGATCGGTTGCATCCTCGGGCAATTTTGTTTGAGGATTCGGCCCATGATGCTCCACAAATCAGCGCGATGCTAACGCAAATCGGATACAAGACATTCGGGATCGAAAAATCTCTTGTGTCCCTTACACTGACGGAAAACAAGCGCGCGCACGACTACATCGCCGTCTCTGCCAATCGAGAAATTCCAGGCCCCGCTCGTAATTCCTACGGACTTTAG
- a CDS encoding glycosyltransferase, whose translation MQTRESINHTIDTGPAKFGVVVIGRNEGQRLVTCLRSVSTAAAVVYVDSNSTDGSVQVARELGAEVIELDPSIPFTAARARNAGFARLLTIIPDVPYVQFVDGDCELASGWPKAAVAFLDCQADAAAVCGRLRERHPDRSVYNWLCDKEWDRPAGEVRAFAGNVMIRAEALKGVGGYREDVIAGEEEELSVRLRQANWRLWRLTDEMALHDAAMLHFSQWWKRSSRAGYAFAQGAYLHGALPERFGVRESCRALVWGFAVPVACVVSAVVFYPMGLMAWLIFPVQLCRLAMKNPGKFDDRIKLSSFQVAARFPELVGALKFYRDHLHGGQPKIIEYK comes from the coding sequence TTGCAAACGCGCGAGAGCATTAATCACACAATCGACACGGGGCCTGCAAAGTTCGGCGTTGTTGTCATCGGACGCAATGAGGGCCAGCGGCTCGTCACCTGCCTGCGCTCGGTGTCCACGGCGGCGGCGGTGGTTTACGTCGATTCCAACTCGACGGACGGATCGGTGCAGGTCGCACGCGAGCTGGGCGCCGAGGTCATCGAGCTCGATCCCAGCATTCCCTTCACCGCGGCCCGCGCCCGCAATGCCGGTTTTGCCCGCCTGCTGACGATCATCCCCGATGTGCCTTACGTCCAGTTCGTGGACGGCGACTGCGAGCTTGCGAGCGGATGGCCTAAGGCCGCCGTCGCCTTTCTCGATTGCCAGGCGGATGCCGCCGCCGTATGCGGCAGGCTCCGCGAGCGACATCCCGATCGATCGGTCTACAACTGGCTGTGCGACAAAGAGTGGGACCGCCCCGCCGGCGAGGTACGCGCCTTTGCCGGCAACGTGATGATCCGCGCCGAGGCGCTGAAGGGCGTGGGCGGATATCGGGAAGACGTGATTGCCGGCGAAGAAGAAGAGTTGTCCGTTCGGCTTCGTCAGGCGAACTGGCGGCTCTGGCGGCTCACCGACGAGATGGCTCTGCACGACGCTGCAATGCTGCATTTTTCACAATGGTGGAAGCGGTCTTCGAGAGCCGGATATGCATTCGCACAAGGCGCCTATCTGCATGGAGCGTTGCCGGAACGCTTTGGGGTACGAGAATCGTGCCGCGCGCTCGTATGGGGCTTCGCCGTGCCCGTAGCCTGCGTCGTATCAGCAGTCGTTTTCTATCCGATGGGATTGATGGCTTGGTTGATCTTTCCCGTGCAGCTTTGCCGCCTTGCGATGAAAAATCCGGGAAAATTCGACGATCGAATCAAGCTTTCATCTTTCCAGGTCGCGGCTCGTTTCCCCGAATTGGTCGGGGCGCTCAAATTCTATCGTGATCATCTTCATGGCGGGCAGCCTAAAATCATCGAGTATAAATGA